In one Triplophysa dalaica isolate WHDGS20190420 chromosome 9, ASM1584641v1, whole genome shotgun sequence genomic region, the following are encoded:
- the LOC130428181 gene encoding chemerin-like receptor 1: protein MANTTLGAQNLTNVERNHSTELTGLSKTEIFSKCTHFVILVTGVIGNGLVIFVTGYKMKSTVKFIWFLNLSIADFIFVLVLVPRIVLAFHNMVWSFGEFFCKFTSLMSLQNMFASVFFLTVISLDRCLCTWCVVWAQNKRTLVKARIICVFVWLLSICCSIPFVIKRSVMKHYGVEYCSYSSPINVIMSLFIYRFMVGFVVPFFIIASSYMAIGVRVKRLKRGKQLRPFRVIIPVILAFFICWLPFHVQQLCHIIALKNHWRDSVLEGVEAAGPFVNCLAYLNSSLNPILYAFRREDYKKLKTNLLLVLEAAFTEENL, encoded by the exons ATGG CGAACACCACTTTGGGAGCTCAAAATCTGACCAACGTCGAAAGAAATCACTCCACAGAGCTGACGGGATTATCAAAAACTGAAATCTTTAGCAAATGCACACATTTTGTCATCCTAGTCACGGGTGTGATTGGAAACGGGCTTGTCATCTTTGTAACCGGCTACAAAATGAAGTCCACAGTCAAATTCATTTGGTTTCTCAACTTGTCGATTgcagatttcatttttgttttggtctTGGTGCCCCGCATTGTTTTAGCATTTCATAATATGGTTTGGTCTTTTGGCGAATTCTTTTGTAAATTCACATCCTTAATGTCATTGCAAAATATGTTTGCCAGCGTTTTCTTTCTGACAGTCATCAGTCTGGATCGATGTCTGTGCACATGGTGTGTGGTGTGGGCTCAGAATAAACGGACTCTAGTCAAAGCCAGaatcatctgtgtgtttgtgtggcttTTGTCCATCTGCTGCAGCATCCCTTTCGTCATCAAACGCTCTGTAATGAAACACTATGGAGTGGAATACTGCTCATATTCAAGCCCCATCAATGTCATTATGTCTCTGTTCATTTACAGGTTTATGGTGGGCTTTGTAGTTCCCTTCTTTATCATTGCATCTTCATACATGGCTATTGGTGTGCGGGTCAAACGCCTCAAAAGAGGAAAGCAGCTTCGGCCGTTTCGTGTCATTATACCTGTGATTTTGGCCTTTTTCATATGCTGGCTTCCTTTTCATGTTCAACAGTTGTGTCACATTATTGCACTTAAGAATCATTGGAGGGACAGTGTTCTAGAAGGAGTTGAGGCTGCTGGACCTTTCGTAAACTGTCTGGCTTATCTGAACAGCTCTTTGAACCCCATTCTCTATGCATTCAGGCGTGAAGACTATAAGAAACTTAAAACAAATCTGCTGCTGGTGCTGGAAGCGGCTTTCACTGAGGAGAATCTCTGA
- the LOC130429134 gene encoding N-formyl peptide receptor 3-like gives MVGTTLGLQNQTEVLTNYGTRLVEPEIADIICLCVMMVIFVTGVIGNGLVIFVTGYKMKTTVNSIWFLNLAITDLLFIPAMVYLILLFCKRDFGINDLLFKCGYYALNLNMFASVFFLTVISLDRCLCTWVVVWAQNKRTLVKARIICVFVWLLAICCSIPNAMFIFKPIDTLSLQQIQNEKKFIYLYMFIVGFLIPFLIITCSYIAIAIRVRRFPRGNQIRIFRVIFVILAFFISWFPYHFQRLLLTWVPHNYWNICVFNILDGAFVFILCLVFLSSSLNPILYVFMCDEYKKKLKRSLLLVLEGAFTEDHLGLH, from the exons atgg TGGGCACAACTTTGGGTCTTCAAAATCAGACTGAAGTCCTGACAAATTATGGCACGAGGCTGGTGGAGCCAGAGATAGCTGATATCATCTGCCTATGTGTGATGATGGTCATCTTTGTCACGGGTGTGATTGGAAACGGGCTTGTCATCTTTGTGACCGGCTACAAAATGAAGACGACTGTCAACTCCATCTGGTTTCTCAACTTGGCAATAACAGACTTACTTTTTATTCCAGCTATGGTTTACCTTAttcttttattctgtaaaaGAGATTTTGGAATCAACGATCTCCTGTTTAAATGTGGTTATTATGCTCTTAACCTAAATATGTTTGCGAGTGTTTTCTTTCTGACAGTGATCAGTCTGGATCGATGTCTGTGCACATGGGTGGTCGTGTGGGCTCAGAATAAACGGACTCTAGTCAAAGCCAGaatcatctgtgtgtttgtgtggcttTTAGCCATCTGCTGCAGCATCCCGAATGCCATGTTTATCTTTAAACCTATAGATACATTGTCATTACaacaaattcaaaatgaaaaaaagtttatataCTTATACATGTTTATTGTGGGCTTTCTTATTCCCTTTTTGATCATTACATGTTCATATATTGCTATTGCTATACGGGTAAGACGCTTTCCAAGGGGAAATCAGATTAGAATATTCAGGGTAATATTTGTGATTTTGGCCTTTTTCATAAGCTGGTTTCCTTACCATTTTCAACGGTTGCTTCTTACATGGGTGCCTCATAATTACTGGaatatatgtgtttttaacatacTAGACGGagcatttgtttttatactcTGTCTTGTTTTTCTAAGCAGCAGTCTGAACCCCATTCTctatgtgttcatgtgtgacGAGTATAAGAAGAAACTGAAAAGGTCTCTGCTGCTGGTGCTCGAGGGGGCTTTTACTGAGGACCATCTTGGTTTACATTAA
- the LOC130428183 gene encoding C3a anaphylatoxin chemotactic receptor-like translates to MVLRCIVSLEEGTTWGLPNLTAIRPHHNKELSHEAKIASAFVMIVLLLTGVIGNGLVIFVTGYKIKTTVNSMWFLNLAITDLIFIQFLVYLIVDVFDRRVREDILLYKCGYFTFVLTMFASAFFLTVISVDRFLCTWCVVWAQNKRTLVKARIICVFVWLLSICCSIPFVVFISKTHKEFQTFEHYVDSCMSLLIYMFTVGFLIPFLIITSSYIAIGVRVRRLPRGNQIWLFRVIFVILAFFISWCPYHVLHMCIISASKNGWSDSVVEKLFRGHPFAICLVLLNSCLNPILYVFMCDEYKTKLKRSLLLALEGAFTEENLGLR, encoded by the exons atgG TATTGAGGTGTATTGTCTCTTTGGAAGAGGGCACAACGTGGGGACTTCCAAATCTGACTGCTATCCGACCTCATCATAACAAGGAGCTGAGCCACGAAGCCAAAATCGCCAGCGCATTTGTAATGATTGTTCTCTTACTCACGGGTGTGATCGGAAACGGGCTTGTCATCTTTGTGACCGGCTACAAAATTAAGACGACAGTTAACTCCATGTGGTTTCTCAACTTGGCGATTACAGActtgatttttattcaatttttggTTTACTTAATTGTTGATGTCTTTGACAGAAGAGTTCGTGAAGACATTCTCCTGTATAAATGTGgttattttacttttgtgttaACAATGTTTGCGAGTGCTTTCTTTCTGACGGTCATCAGCGTGGACCGATTTCTGTGCACATGGTGTGTGGTGTGGGCTCAGAATAAACGGACTCTAGTCAAAGCCAGaatcatctgtgtgtttgtgtggcttTTATCCATCTGCTGCAGCATCCCTTTTGTCGTTTTTATCTCTAAAACTCACAAGGAATttcaaacatttgaacattatGTCGATTCATGCATGTCTCTGCTCATATACATGTTTACGGTGGGCTTTCTAATTCCCTTCTTGATCATTACATCTTCATATATTGCTATTGGTGTGCGGGTAAGACGCCTACCGAGGGGAAATCAGATTTGGCTTTTCCGGGTAATATTTGTGATTTTGGCCTTTTTTATAAGCTGGTGTCCTTACCATGTTCTACATATGTGTATCATAAGTGCAAGTAAGAATGGTTGGAGTGACAGTGTTGTAGAGAAACTTTTTAGAGGCCATCCTTTTGCAATTTGCTTGGTTCTTCTAAACAGCTGTCTGAACCCCATTCTctatgtgttcatgtgtgacGAGTATAAGACCAAACTTAAAAGGTCTCTTCTGCTGGCACTTGAGGGGGCTTTTACTGAGGAGAATCTGGGTTTACGTTAA